GCAGCCGAACTTCCAGAATCCGACGGGCCGCCGTCTGCCTATCGAGCGCCGCCGCGCGCTCGCCGAATTCGCGAAAACGGCGCCCTTCCCGGTCATCGAAGACGATCCGTACGGCGCGCTCGACTACAAGGGCGAGCCGCTGCCGACCATGCTGTCGATGGCGCCCGATCACATCGTGCATCTCGGTTCGTTCTCGAAGGTGCTCGCGCCGGGCCTGCGCATCGGCTACATCATTGCGCCCGAAGAGTTGCACTTCAAGCTCGTGCAGGCCAAGCAGGCAACCGACCTTCACACGCCGAGCTTCACGCAGCGCATCGTGCACGAAGTCGTGAAAGACGGCTTCCTCGATACGCACGTGCCGAAGATCCGCGCGCTGTATCGCGACCAGTGCGAAGCGATGCTCGGCTCGCTCGAACGCTACATGCCGGAAGGCGTGACGTGGAATCGTCCCGAAGGCGGCATGTTCATCTGGGTGTCGCTGCCGAAGCACATCGATACGATGAAGCTGCTCGAAGAAGCCGTCGCGCAGAATGTCGCGTTCGTGCCGGGCGGCCCGTTCTTCGCGAACGAAGCGCAGCACAACACGCTGCGTCTGTCGTTCGTCACCGTGCCTCCCGCGAAGATCGACGAAGGCGTCGCGCGCCTCGCGGAACTCATCCGCGCGCGCGTTTGAGACATACCGTAGGATGCGCAAAGCGCATCGCTCATGCTGCGCGTAGCCGACACCTGTTCACCGTCGGCTGCGCGCACGCTGAACGACTCTTTCCATTCATCGACGAGGACACGTCATGGCTAACGTATATGACAAGCTGAAGGAACTGGGCATCGAACTGCCCGTCGCGGGCGCGCCCGCTGCTGCTTACGTGATGAGCGCGCAAAGCGGCAACACGGTCTACCTGTCCGGCCACATCGCGAAGAAAGACGGCAAGGTGTGGGTCGGCAAGCTCGGCGACAACCTGAGCACGGAAGAAGGCAAAGCTGCTGCGCGCTCGATCGCGATCGATCTGCTCGCGACGCTGCACGCACATGTCGGCGACCTGAACCGCGTGACGCGCGTCGTCAAGCTGATGAGCCTCGTGAACTCGACGCTCGATTTCACGGAACAGCACATCGTGACGAACGGCGCATCGGAACTGATCGCCGACGTGTTCGGCGAGCAAGGCAAGCATGCGCGCTCGGCATTCGGCGTCGCGCAGATTCCGCTCGGCGCGTGCGTCGAAATCGAACTGATCGCTGAAGTTCAGTAAGCGTCAGCGATCGTCGCAAAGTGTTCGGCGCGAACACTACGCGTCGGGATCGAACACTGATACGAACACGCCGTCGATGATGTGAACACATCATCGGCGGCGTTTTTCATGTGTGTGCGTGTCATCAAACAGGAAACAGACGATGCAAGAGCAAACCGTTCGCTTCAAACAGGTCGACGTGTTCACGTCGGTGCCGTTCAAGGGCAATCCCCTCGCGGTGATTTTCGACGCGGACGGTCTCGACACCGAACAGATGCAGGCCATCGCACACTGGACGAATCTGTCGGAAACAACGTTTCTGCTACAGCCGACCGACCCGTCGGCCGATTATCGCGTGCGCATCTTCACGACGCACGGCGAGTTGCCCTTCGCGGGTCATCCGACGCTCGGCTCGGCGCACGCATGGCGCGAAGCGGGCAACCAGCCGAAGCAGCCCGGCCGTATGGTGCAGCAATGCGCGGCAGGGTTGATCGAACTGACGCAGGACAATAGCCGCGACGGCGTGTGGGCATTCGCCGCGCCGCCAGCGCGCGTCACGCCGCTCGCCGACAGCGAGTACGCTGCGCTCGCAGAAGCGCTGCGCAGCGATGCAATCGATTTCACCGCTCAGCCATGTGCCGTCGACAACGGTCCGCAATGGCTCGTCGTCCGTATGAATTCGGCGGCGGCATGTCTCGCGCTCGATCCCGATGTGGCGGCGCTCGGGCGTGTCGCGCTGACCGTAGGCGCGCGCGGCCTCGCGGTGTACGGTCCGCATGAGGCTAACGGCCCGGCCACCTTCGAGTTGCGCTGTCTGATGATGGGCGGCGGCCTCGGCATCGGGGAAGACCCTGTGACGGGTAGCGCGAACGCCGCGCTCGCCGGACTGCTGACCGCGCAGAACACGCGGCCCGGCATGCAATACACGGTACGTCAGGGCACAGCGCTCGGCCGCGCCGGCAACGTCTACGTCCGCTATGACGACGCAGCGAACAAGATATGGATCGGCGGCGCTTCCGTGACGATCGTCGACGGCACGTTTCGTCTGCCGTGACCGGCGGGAGCGCATGCTGACATTCGCGCGTCACCTGGATGTTCTAAAAGTCGATCCGATGCGCACACATAGAACGATCCAATTCAACGCCAACGCGGCCATTCATGCAGACTGCATGAATGGCCGCGTTGTCATGATGGCTGTCGAACTTCCATTCCGTCGACGCTGTTCGCCTGCGGGTTTTCGACGACTCCTTTCAAACGCACGGCTGGCGCGCCTGTCCGGGCAGCGCGCGGCGTTCGCGCAAGCATGACACGCATGCCCGCCCGGACGAGCGTATACCCGATGCGCGAGCCC
This genomic interval from Paraburkholderia sabiae contains the following:
- a CDS encoding aminotransferase-like domain-containing protein — encoded protein: MNQSDLNAPTWQLSERARKLTSSAIREILKVTERPEVISFAGGLPSPATFPAEEMRAASDRILRDSPAAALQYSATEGYLPLREWVAQRYSVNGAQIRASQVLITTGSQQALDLLGKVLVCPESPVLVETPTYLGALQSFSMYEPHYVQVPTDDNGLIPEGLTPELTKGARLLYAQPNFQNPTGRRLPIERRRALAEFAKTAPFPVIEDDPYGALDYKGEPLPTMLSMAPDHIVHLGSFSKVLAPGLRIGYIIAPEELHFKLVQAKQATDLHTPSFTQRIVHEVVKDGFLDTHVPKIRALYRDQCEAMLGSLERYMPEGVTWNRPEGGMFIWVSLPKHIDTMKLLEEAVAQNVAFVPGGPFFANEAQHNTLRLSFVTVPPAKIDEGVARLAELIRARV
- a CDS encoding PhzF family phenazine biosynthesis protein translates to MQEQTVRFKQVDVFTSVPFKGNPLAVIFDADGLDTEQMQAIAHWTNLSETTFLLQPTDPSADYRVRIFTTHGELPFAGHPTLGSAHAWREAGNQPKQPGRMVQQCAAGLIELTQDNSRDGVWAFAAPPARVTPLADSEYAALAEALRSDAIDFTAQPCAVDNGPQWLVVRMNSAAACLALDPDVAALGRVALTVGARGLAVYGPHEANGPATFELRCLMMGGGLGIGEDPVTGSANAALAGLLTAQNTRPGMQYTVRQGTALGRAGNVYVRYDDAANKIWIGGASVTIVDGTFRLP
- a CDS encoding RidA family protein, coding for MANVYDKLKELGIELPVAGAPAAAYVMSAQSGNTVYLSGHIAKKDGKVWVGKLGDNLSTEEGKAAARSIAIDLLATLHAHVGDLNRVTRVVKLMSLVNSTLDFTEQHIVTNGASELIADVFGEQGKHARSAFGVAQIPLGACVEIELIAEVQ